The following proteins come from a genomic window of Scomber japonicus isolate fScoJap1 chromosome 4, fScoJap1.pri, whole genome shotgun sequence:
- the fkbpl gene encoding FK506-binding protein-like gives MDPVHPLEELHGNSDHDGVDVTSWVSVCPRGLWKVQQKWTRKAHSSSYCPRLGSLCRVRARLNADMDGAESSVSEKDDEKISVQPDQSDPDITEAVATAFPRCHDSVLQVPLGDWTTLRLGEGQCDITEACVERMRAGEKCEILLSPVKNGPNVSITQPAEEKLPLCATVELQAFTQGKESWEMSPAEKWEWVKSHKERGGVRFRSGDMWGAADSYSRALKLLITLYGRIREAENKGQEAVEQRDTHTSDETQHLPSANEFRTIKAELHSNLSLCQLKLKQPERAKASAAKATQLEPAGAKAWYRLGQACQMLNELEEARQAFKELLKLQPESPAALKALKDVASREKETNAQLGLRLSKMFS, from the exons ATGGATCCTGTTCACCCTCTAGAGGAGCTGCATGGTAATAGTGATCATGATGGTGTTGATGTCACCTCCTGGGTGTCAGTGTGTCCCCGAGGACTCTGGAAGGTCCAGCAAAAGTGGACACGCAAAG CACATTCATCCAGTTACTGTCCAAGGTTGGGCTCACTGTGTCGTGTTCGAGCGCGTCTCAATGCTGACATGGATGGAGCAGAGAGTTCAGTATCTGAAAAAGATGATGAAAAGATATCAGTTCAACCAGACCAGTCAGACCCTGACATTACAGAAGCAGTGGCCACAGCCTTTCCAAGGTGTCATGACTCAGTGCTGCAGGTCCCGCTGGGTGATTGGACTACACTGAGGCTAGGGGAGGGTCAATGTGATATCACAGAAGCGTGTGTGGAACGGATGAGAGCTGGAGAAAAATGTGAG ATTCTACTTTCTCCAGTGAAAAATGGACCAAATGTCTCAATTACTCAACCTGCAGAGGAAAAGCTGCCTTTATGTGCCACAGTTGAACTCCAAGCTTTCACACAAGGCAAGGAATCCTGGGAGATGTCTCCTGCTGAAAAATGGGAGTGGGTAAAGTCACACAAAGAAAGGGGTGGAGTGAGGTTCAGGAGTGGGGATATGTGGGGGGCGGCAGACAGCTACAGTCGGGCCCTTAAACTCCTCATCACGCTGTATGGTCGTATCAGAGAGGCGGAGAATAAAGGACAAGAAGCGGTggaacaaagagacacacacaccagtgatGAAACACAGCACCTTCCTTCGGCTAATGAATTCAGAACCATCAAAGCTGAGCTCCACTCAAACTTGTCCTTGTGCCAGCTCAAACTGAAGCAGCCAGAGCGGGCTAAGGCCAGTGCTGCCAAGGCCACACAGCTGGAACCAGCTGGGGCTAAAGCTTGGTACCGGCTGGGCCAGGCATGCCAGATGTTGAATGAGCTGGAGGAGGCCAGGCAGGCATTTAAGGAACTGCTGAAGCTCCAGCCAGAATCACCTGCTGCTTTGAAGGCACTTAAAGATGTAGCAagtagagaaaaagagacaaatgcACAGTTGGGACTGAGACTCAGCAAAATGTTTAGCTAG